In Terriglobales bacterium, the following proteins share a genomic window:
- a CDS encoding DinB family protein, giving the protein MQASAIAAFAVCVPEVWPQATRILRDTQQSAPIGASVVTDFLDEIRQSHAYTVECAQAMPEPRYSHRPASDMRTFGQQLVHIAESVQAIYEMFIEEKANPTQIFSEAGQESVPSKAVVIAKLHENFGYVERAALRLDGDVLENSLPTFGGRPMTKRRVLRYLLDHATHHRGQIIVYLRLVGARPPQYRA; this is encoded by the coding sequence ATGCAAGCCTCCGCAATCGCTGCTTTCGCTGTTTGCGTACCCGAAGTCTGGCCACAAGCGACGCGCATTCTGCGCGACACGCAACAATCGGCGCCAATCGGCGCCAGCGTGGTCACCGACTTCCTGGACGAGATACGCCAGTCCCACGCCTACACGGTAGAGTGCGCGCAAGCCATGCCGGAGCCGCGCTACAGCCATCGTCCCGCGTCCGACATGCGTACCTTCGGGCAGCAACTGGTGCACATCGCCGAATCCGTGCAGGCCATTTACGAGATGTTCATCGAGGAAAAGGCGAACCCCACACAGATCTTCAGCGAGGCGGGCCAGGAATCGGTGCCCTCCAAGGCAGTCGTCATCGCCAAGCTGCACGAGAACTTTGGATACGTAGAACGCGCGGCATTGCGTCTGGACGGCGATGTCCTGGAAAATTCCTTGCCGACTTTCGGCGGGCGTCCCATGACCAAACGTCGCGTCCTGCGCTACCTGCTCGACCATGCCACCCACCACCGGGGCCAGATCATCGTCTACCTGCGCCTGGTCGGCGCGCGCCCGCCACAGTATCGCGCCTGA
- a CDS encoding acetyl-CoA C-acetyltransferase: MATSDDIVIISACRTAVGKFQGSLADLSATQLGAIVVREAVSRAKLDPQQVDECIMGNVLSAGLGQNPARQAALGGGLASEVAAMTINKVCGSGLKAVALAAQAIQTGNSEIVVAGGLESMTNAPYLLPLARKGYRLGNAQIVDSMVHDGLWDVYNNYHMGQTAENVAEKYKITRQEQDEFAVASHRKAVAAIKECRFQSQVVPVEIPAKKGATVRFEKDESPREDTSLEALAKLKPAFKKDGTVTAGNAPGVNDGAAALVVTSARRAKELGAEPIARIVAQATSGVDPAWVMMAPVEGVRRLWKKTGWKPDDPDLYELNEAFSVQALAVIRELGLNPEKVNVNGGAVAIGHPIGASGARILVTLLHEMVRRNSRKGVAALCLGGGNSVALAVER; encoded by the coding sequence ATGGCAACCTCGGACGATATCGTCATCATCTCTGCCTGCCGCACCGCGGTAGGAAAGTTCCAGGGTTCGCTGGCGGATCTGAGCGCGACGCAACTGGGCGCCATCGTGGTGCGCGAAGCGGTTTCACGCGCGAAGCTCGATCCGCAGCAGGTCGACGAGTGCATCATGGGTAACGTGCTTTCCGCCGGACTGGGACAGAACCCGGCGCGTCAAGCGGCGCTGGGCGGCGGGCTGGCCAGCGAAGTGGCGGCCATGACCATCAACAAGGTCTGCGGCTCAGGACTGAAAGCGGTGGCGCTGGCCGCGCAGGCCATCCAGACGGGCAACAGCGAGATCGTGGTGGCCGGCGGGCTGGAATCCATGACCAACGCGCCCTACCTGCTGCCGCTGGCGCGCAAGGGCTATCGCCTGGGCAACGCGCAGATCGTCGATTCCATGGTGCACGACGGCCTCTGGGACGTTTACAACAACTACCACATGGGGCAGACCGCGGAGAACGTCGCGGAGAAGTACAAGATCACGCGCCAGGAGCAGGACGAGTTCGCCGTGGCCTCCCATCGCAAGGCGGTGGCGGCCATCAAGGAGTGCCGCTTCCAGTCACAGGTGGTGCCGGTAGAGATTCCCGCCAAGAAGGGCGCGACCGTGCGTTTCGAAAAGGATGAGAGCCCGCGCGAGGACACGTCGCTCGAAGCCCTGGCCAAACTGAAGCCCGCTTTCAAGAAGGACGGCACTGTGACCGCCGGCAATGCGCCCGGCGTGAATGACGGTGCGGCGGCGCTGGTGGTGACCAGCGCGCGTCGCGCCAAGGAATTGGGAGCGGAGCCGATAGCGCGCATCGTCGCCCAGGCGACCAGCGGCGTCGATCCCGCATGGGTGATGATGGCTCCCGTCGAAGGCGTGCGCCGGCTCTGGAAGAAGACGGGGTGGAAACCGGATGATCCCGATCTCTACGAACTCAACGAAGCCTTCTCCGTCCAGGCGCTGGCGGTGATCCGTGAGCTGGGGCTGAATCCGGAGAAAGTCAACGTCAACGGCGGGGCGGTGGCGATCGGACATCCCATCGGCGCCAGCGGCGCCCGCATCCTGGTGACGCTGCTCCATGAGATGGTCCGCCGCAACTCGCGCAAAGGTGTGGCCGCGCTCTGCCTGGGGGGCGGGAACTCGGTAGCATTGGCTGTGGAGCGCTAG